One region of Bosea sp. 29B genomic DNA includes:
- a CDS encoding AAA family ATPase yields MSQMIQDLHDLAPLEDPKSQSSGSHTAKPRKRLPRKDVDQHLGERMIWRACPPALRRAIHRRRSVVVVIEAIRPDWAGILHEAAQGLFRSTNILMVDSSKKSKVDLQEASLRSATTGGLSFIIICNGSLAGLSPAVADAADYCLQIHSPDRSLITATLKAAFEVDSVRNIPSRVGHESSAAALIAAIRPKETAARAIARLRDLDRRNQDRSRHSLSPGPTLSDLDGYGAAKRWGLELADDLAAYRRGDVGWSELSTAAILHGRPGTGKTFFASALARSCRVPMVATSLGHLFSQTPGYLDSIVKGLDQVFAEARSRAPCILFIDELDAFPDRATLSGRGRDWWTTVVTHFLKLLDEARDRVIVLGATNMIHRIDAAILRAGRIERQFEIGPPGEAELANIFRFHLGARLTTTEVDGIARLARGATGAEVEFLVKTAIGQARREQRELKVDDLRRLLLRDGLTDEELHRICIHEAGHAVAAMALGIKVDLISTVSQGSLGGVVITESAGRVATRQRLEDSAVVSLAGRAAETVVFGDASAGSQRDLEAATQCVAAVHGSLGLGSSILHRAAPSETSRLLADPDFCDLLEAELRILDARCVVLLTNHLQQIRTIAQALQEHRVLTGDALQALLQS; encoded by the coding sequence ATGTCCCAGATGATTCAAGACCTACATGACCTCGCTCCTCTCGAAGATCCCAAGTCGCAAAGTTCCGGTAGCCACACTGCGAAACCCAGGAAGAGGTTGCCACGCAAGGATGTCGACCAGCACCTCGGCGAGCGCATGATCTGGAGGGCCTGCCCCCCGGCCTTGCGGCGCGCCATTCATCGTCGGCGTAGCGTCGTCGTCGTGATCGAGGCGATCAGACCGGATTGGGCTGGTATCCTTCATGAAGCGGCCCAGGGGCTTTTTCGGTCGACCAATATTCTGATGGTCGACAGTTCCAAGAAGTCGAAAGTGGATCTTCAGGAAGCCTCGCTCCGATCGGCTACAACCGGGGGGCTGTCGTTTATAATCATCTGCAATGGAAGTCTGGCTGGGCTCAGCCCGGCAGTCGCCGACGCCGCCGACTATTGCCTCCAGATCCATTCTCCCGATCGATCTCTCATAACGGCCACGTTGAAAGCGGCGTTCGAGGTGGACTCGGTCAGAAATATCCCCAGCCGCGTGGGCCACGAATCTTCCGCGGCCGCTCTCATCGCGGCCATCAGACCCAAGGAGACCGCCGCCCGCGCGATTGCCCGGTTGCGCGACCTCGACCGACGCAATCAGGATCGCTCGCGCCACAGCCTTTCACCGGGCCCCACGCTCTCAGATCTGGACGGATACGGAGCGGCAAAGCGCTGGGGTCTGGAACTTGCCGACGATCTTGCGGCCTATCGACGCGGAGATGTAGGCTGGTCGGAGCTGTCGACCGCAGCGATTCTGCACGGCCGGCCCGGCACAGGCAAAACCTTCTTTGCGTCGGCGCTCGCTCGGAGTTGTCGCGTGCCGATGGTTGCGACCTCGCTCGGTCACCTCTTCAGCCAGACCCCGGGCTACCTCGACAGCATCGTCAAGGGCCTCGATCAGGTGTTCGCCGAGGCGCGCAGCCGGGCGCCTTGCATACTATTCATCGATGAGCTCGACGCATTCCCAGATCGCGCGACGCTCTCCGGCCGCGGGCGCGACTGGTGGACTACGGTCGTCACTCATTTCTTGAAGCTGCTCGATGAGGCGAGAGACCGCGTCATCGTGCTTGGCGCGACCAATATGATTCACCGGATCGACGCCGCCATTCTTCGCGCCGGCCGGATCGAGCGGCAGTTCGAGATTGGACCTCCGGGCGAGGCCGAGTTGGCCAACATCTTCCGGTTCCATCTGGGCGCGCGCCTCACGACGACCGAGGTCGACGGCATCGCTCGCCTCGCCAGGGGGGCCACCGGGGCCGAAGTCGAATTTCTCGTGAAGACTGCGATCGGCCAAGCGCGTCGCGAGCAGCGTGAATTGAAAGTCGATGACCTGCGACGGCTGCTGCTCCGCGACGGCCTCACCGACGAAGAGCTGCACCGCATCTGTATCCACGAAGCCGGCCATGCGGTGGCTGCGATGGCGCTTGGCATCAAGGTCGATCTGATCTCGACGGTGAGCCAGGGTAGCCTTGGCGGAGTGGTCATTACGGAGTCCGCCGGCCGCGTCGCGACGCGTCAGCGCCTCGAGGACAGCGCAGTCGTCTCTCTGGCCGGCCGCGCAGCCGAGACCGTCGTGTTTGGCGATGCCTCGGCCGGCTCTCAACGCGACCTCGAAGCCGCCACCCAGTGCGTCGCTGCCGTCCATGGCTCGCTCGGGCTGGGGTCAAGCATCCTCCATCGCGCAGCGCCAAGCGAGACAAGCCGGCTCCTCGCCGACCCGGACTTTTGCGATCTACTCGAAGCGGAGCTGCGCATCCTCGACGCACGGTGCGTCGTCCTGCTGACCAACCACCTTCAGCAGATCCGAACCATAGCCCAGGCACTCCAGGAGCACAGGGTACTGACCGGGGACGCGCTCCAGGCGTTGCTGCAGTCGTGA
- a CDS encoding DUF6634 family protein, translated as MAFDDPNLRAIALHQIDRLQRLTDDLADIVGGTRPTKADLDGAVLLRNFRVAERSVPCLRGLAHGHPQLDTGLIMTSQLYALDPEGRWARTLSRFYRLMPPEQSPEHALGILQ; from the coding sequence ATGGCTTTTGACGACCCGAATCTGCGCGCCATCGCACTGCATCAGATCGATCGGCTGCAGCGGCTAACCGATGACCTCGCCGACATCGTAGGTGGCACAAGGCCGACAAAGGCGGATTTGGACGGAGCCGTTCTTCTCCGGAATTTTCGCGTCGCGGAACGCTCAGTGCCTTGCTTGCGCGGCCTGGCCCACGGACACCCCCAGCTCGACACCGGCCTGATCATGACATCGCAGCTTTACGCGCTGGATCCGGAAGGACGGTGGGCCAGGACCTTGTCGCGCTTCTATCGCTTGATGCCGCCCGAGCAATCGCCTGAACACGCGCTCGGAATCCTCCAATGA